Proteins from a genomic interval of Crassostrea angulata isolate pt1a10 chromosome 7, ASM2561291v2, whole genome shotgun sequence:
- the LOC128192922 gene encoding prenylated Rab acceptor protein 1-like isoform X1 yields the protein MTDHFGSKLEGNIDIPEGEQNFKGSFLSSALQSRMSISLANVNAREWITKTREGVKPWTEFFNFNKFKVPKSVAPVPKRVVRNIEQFQSNYLFVFGGLIVFCILTSPLLLVAIAACLGACYIISLKNQERKVRVLGRELSLAQQYAAVGLCSFPLFSLAGAGSAVFWVIGASFFVIMLHASMYMTAEEAEMIELEMEEVQTM from the exons ATGACAGATCATTTTGGGTCTAAATTGGAAGGAAATATAGATATTCCTGAAGGCGAACAAAACTTCAAAGG GTCATTTTTGTCCTCTGCCTTACAATCAAG gaTGTCTATATCACTTGCCAATGTAAATGCCAGAGAATGGATCACAAAGACCAGGGAAGGAGTGAAACCATGGACAGAATTCTTCAACTTCAACAAATTCAAAGTTCCCAAGTCAGTGGCACCAGTTCCCAAGAGAGTGGTCCGTAACATTGAACAGTTCCAGAGTAACTACCTGTTTGTATTTGGAGGACTTATTGTTTTCTGCAT TTTAACATCGCCTTTACTATTGGTGGCAATAGCTGCCTGCTTGGGAGCCTGTTATATCATAAGTTTGAAAAACCAGGAAAGAAAAGTTAGAGTGTTAG GAAGGGAATTAAGTTTGGCCCAACAGTATGCTGCGGTCGGTCTTTGCTCATTTCCTCTCTTCTCATTGGCCGGAGCTGGATCTGCTGTTTTTTGGGTCATAG GCGCCTCTTTCTTTGTGATAATGCTTCATGCTTCCATGTACATGACTGCAGAGGAAGCTGAAATGATTGAACTTGAAATGGAGGAGGTGCAAACAATGTAA
- the LOC128192922 gene encoding prenylated Rab acceptor protein 1-like isoform X2, whose product MTDHFGSKLEGNIDIPEGEQNFKGMSISLANVNAREWITKTREGVKPWTEFFNFNKFKVPKSVAPVPKRVVRNIEQFQSNYLFVFGGLIVFCILTSPLLLVAIAACLGACYIISLKNQERKVRVLGRELSLAQQYAAVGLCSFPLFSLAGAGSAVFWVIGASFFVIMLHASMYMTAEEAEMIELEMEEVQTM is encoded by the exons ATGACAGATCATTTTGGGTCTAAATTGGAAGGAAATATAGATATTCCTGAAGGCGAACAAAACTTCAAAGG gaTGTCTATATCACTTGCCAATGTAAATGCCAGAGAATGGATCACAAAGACCAGGGAAGGAGTGAAACCATGGACAGAATTCTTCAACTTCAACAAATTCAAAGTTCCCAAGTCAGTGGCACCAGTTCCCAAGAGAGTGGTCCGTAACATTGAACAGTTCCAGAGTAACTACCTGTTTGTATTTGGAGGACTTATTGTTTTCTGCAT TTTAACATCGCCTTTACTATTGGTGGCAATAGCTGCCTGCTTGGGAGCCTGTTATATCATAAGTTTGAAAAACCAGGAAAGAAAAGTTAGAGTGTTAG GAAGGGAATTAAGTTTGGCCCAACAGTATGCTGCGGTCGGTCTTTGCTCATTTCCTCTCTTCTCATTGGCCGGAGCTGGATCTGCTGTTTTTTGGGTCATAG GCGCCTCTTTCTTTGTGATAATGCTTCATGCTTCCATGTACATGACTGCAGAGGAAGCTGAAATGATTGAACTTGAAATGGAGGAGGTGCAAACAATGTAA
- the LOC128192920 gene encoding tubulin-specific chaperone cofactor E-like protein: protein MTSLVDAIIEKYGPGEDESFDFIAVPRRRLESTSSENDALILPSVLVLDNSGISCIGDKTKLKEMCHNTTELDLTKNHLTDWGEVLCLINGMPKLQFLNLCTNALENDSWPQAPSVGAFSQLEHLILNNTGVSWDVTHNLLKLCPIVKEIHLSLNDHDDISLPEPFQIYPTVKKIHMSKNKIRNWSELHKVGRLFPNMEHFVNIESDLENLKSNAEEENTISETFSNMKSLALTQTKVQSWEDLEVLRLCPVLGDLKVLGIPFLEEIEEKSRRQQLISRLPNIQCLNGTPISDCEREDAERAFIRLYMDSEYKPSRYFELEALHGKLDPLATVDMDVCTKLDLEFHVPFQGRKERLEINTLQTVRELMKTISKIVGLPASKLKVYRRVIFEGDLLDTQLMSMYPKKNLWSYNMTHEDVIVCDHKDNPSVVKDARVIFC, encoded by the exons ATGACTTCTTTGGTGGACGCCATCATAGAAAAATATGGCCCGGGGGAGGACGAGTCTTTTGATTTCATAGCTGTACCCAGGAGACGGTTGGAATCGACTTCTAGTGAGAATG ATGCCCTGATACTACCATCTGTCCTTGTTCTGGACAACAGCGGTATAAGCTGCATCGGGGACAAGACAAAACTGAAGGAGATGTGTCATAACACTACAGAACTAGATCTCACCAAGAACCACCTCACGGACTGGGGGGAG GTCTTATGTCTAATAAATGGTATGCCAAAACTTCAGTTTTTGAATTTATGTACCAATGCATTAGAAAATGACTCCTGGCCACAGGCCCCAAGTGTGGGTGCTTTCTCGCAGCTTGAGCACCTGATTCTGAACAACACTGGAGTATCATGGGACGTCACACATAACCTTCTAAAGCTTTGTCCCAT AGTGAAAGAGATACATTTAAGTTTGAATGACCATGATGATATTTCATTGCCCGAACCTTTCCAAATTTACCCAACTGTAAAGAAAATTCATATGTCTAAAAACAAGATAAGAAACTGGTCTGAGTTGCACAAAGTGGGCAGACTCTTCCCAAACATGGAGCACTTTGTCAACATTGAGTCTGACTTGGAGAATCTTAAGTCTAATGCTGAGGAAGAAAACACAATTTCAGAGACATTCTCCAATATGAAAAGTCTAGCTCTTACCCAAACCAAAGTCCAGAGCTGGGAAGACTTGGAGGTACTCCGCCTCTGTCCAGTGCTGGGAGATCTTAAGGTTTTGGGAATTCCATTTTTAGAG gAGATAGAAGAGAAGTCAAGACGGCAACAGTTGATTTCTAGATTACCCAACATTCAATGTCTGAATGGAACACCCATCTCGGATTGTGAGAGAGAGGACGCTGAGAGAGCCTTTATAAGGCTTTACATGGACAGCGAATATAAACCATCcag GTATTTTGAGTTGGAGGCATTGCATGGAAAACTGGATCCTTTGGCAACAGTTGACATGGATGTCTGCACTAAACTGGATCTAGAGTTTCATGTCCCATTTCAAGGGAGAAAAGAAAGACTGGAAATCAATACACTGCAAACAGTCAGGGAGCTGATGAAAACAATCTCCAAAATTGTTGGTTTACCAGCATCAAAACTTAAAGTGTATCGTAGAGTTATTTTTGAAGGAGACCTACTAGATACACAGCTCATGTCAATGTATCCAAAGAAAAACCTGTGGTCTTATAATATGACTCATGAAGATGTTATTGTATGTGATCACAAAGATAATCCGTCAGTTGTAAAAGATGCTAGAGTGATATTTTGCTAA